The DNA segment AAGAAAAGACCTTCCGGGTGCAGGCAAAAGAAAAATTCTTCTCTCCGACAGCACAGGGTTCCACGAAAAATACGGTGGAGAGCGCCGCAGAAAGACAATCAGGTGCGCTGAGATTACACCGGACTTTGTTCAGGTAAACGCAAAAGTTGTTGAATATGGCGAAAAGTCACTTGACCAGTACTTTGCACCGGCAGAAACAGAAGCGGCAGCAGAGTAAACAGATTTATATTTTCCTACAAATATTTTCTTATTCTAACCGGATTTTAATTTAAATTTCAGATATCAGAAAAGACTGTTTTCTTACCAGGTGATTATTTATAAGAGGCGTAAGCTGTTAAAAATTTCCGCGTTATCCGGCATTATGCAGGCAGGCTCACGCGAATATATCTTCAGGCGCCTTTTACTGACTCCTTCAAAAGAATAGGAATTTTGTCTTCAAAGGAAACTTTGTATTTTCTTGCGGCGATGACTGCTGCAGCTTCAAAACTTATGTTGCCGTCAAATCCTTTTTTGATTATGCCGTTAATCTCGGCCACGACATCTTCGGGTCCTATGCCAAGCTTTTCTGCAATATTTTCCACAAGGACCTCAGCCGGATTTTCATCCGCTTCAAAGATATCTGACGATGGTTTGTAGCCAAGGGGTATCTCAACTTCGGAAACCGGGAACAGCGGCTTCAGATATGGTCCTGACTCCTCAAGAAGGCCCTGATTTAAAGCTATTTTTATAAGTCTTCCCGCCTGTTCCTTATTCATCCACCTCTTGTCTATAGTAAGAAAATAGATGACTTCGGTCTTTTTCAGCTGGTCCCTCCTCATGCTTTTAAAAGGAGCAGATACGGCTGTTTTTACCGTCAATTAAAAGCACCCGTAATAAGCCGTTTCACATCGTATGCATCTGTTG comes from the Methanomicrobium sp. W14 genome and includes:
- a CDS encoding 30S ribosomal protein S6e is translated as MADLKIVLSDPKTGKAYNIDATSSIAGALIGKKIGQQMSADSLGFPGYTIELTGATDRTGIPARKDLPGAGKRKILLSDSTGFHEKYGGERRRKTIRCAEITPDFVQVNAKVVEYGEKSLDQYFAPAETEAAAE
- a CDS encoding DUF2240 family protein codes for the protein MTVKTAVSAPFKSMRRDQLKKTEVIYFLTIDKRWMNKEQAGRLIKIALNQGLLEESGPYLKPLFPVSEVEIPLGYKPSSDIFEADENPAEVLVENIAEKLGIGPEDVVAEINGIIKKGFDGNISFEAAAVIAARKYKVSFEDKIPILLKESVKGA